The Streptomyces sp. DH-12 genome has a window encoding:
- a CDS encoding RidA family protein, with translation MSGAVESRLAELGLSLPEVVPPLASYQPAVVSGRYVFTSGQLPMVDGKLPVTGKVGAEVTPEEAKDLARTCALNALAAVKSVAGDLDRVARVVKVVGFVASAADFTGQPAVVNGASELLGEVLGDKGVHARSAVGVAVLPLDAPVEVEMQVELTEA, from the coding sequence ATGAGCGGCGCCGTCGAGTCCCGGCTGGCCGAGCTGGGCCTGAGCCTGCCCGAGGTCGTCCCGCCGCTCGCCTCCTACCAGCCGGCGGTCGTCTCCGGCCGGTACGTGTTCACCTCCGGCCAGCTGCCGATGGTGGACGGCAAGCTGCCGGTGACCGGCAAGGTCGGCGCGGAGGTCACCCCCGAGGAGGCCAAGGACCTGGCCCGCACCTGCGCGCTGAACGCGCTCGCCGCGGTCAAGTCCGTCGCCGGCGACCTGGACCGCGTCGCGCGCGTCGTGAAGGTCGTCGGCTTCGTCGCCTCCGCCGCGGACTTCACCGGCCAGCCCGCCGTCGTCAACGGCGCCAGCGAACTCCTCGGCGAGGTCCTCGGCGACAAGGGCGTGCACGCCCGCAGCGCGGTCGGCGTCGCGGTGCTGCCGTTGGACGCCCCGGTCGAGGTCGAGATGCAGGTGGAGCTCACGGAGGCGTAG
- the nth gene encoding endonuclease III, with translation MRETAAGKPASAKKPASAVKRASAARKPASASGRATASVPAAPARTVAAHPRGESRTALVRRARRINRELAEVYPYAHPELDFENPFQLVVATVLSAQTTDLRVNQTTPALFAKYPAPEDLAAADPEEVEEILRPTGFFRAKTRSVIGLSKALVEEFGGEVPGRLEDLVKLPGVGRKTAFVVLGNAFGRPGITVDTHFQRLVRRWRWTEQTDPDKIEAEVGALFPKSDWTDLSHHVIWHGRRICHARKPACGACPIAPLCPAYGEGETDPDKAKKLLKYEKAGQPGQRLRPPQAYLDAGGRAAPPLGAG, from the coding sequence GTGAGGGAGACCGCCGCCGGGAAGCCCGCGTCCGCAAAGAAGCCCGCGTCGGCCGTGAAGAGAGCGAGCGCCGCGAGGAAGCCCGCGTCGGCTTCCGGGAGGGCGACCGCCTCCGTGCCGGCCGCCCCGGCGAGGACGGTGGCCGCGCACCCGCGCGGCGAGTCCCGTACCGCGCTGGTGCGGCGGGCCCGCCGGATCAACCGTGAGCTCGCCGAGGTGTACCCGTACGCCCACCCCGAGCTGGACTTCGAGAACCCCTTCCAGCTCGTCGTCGCCACCGTGCTGTCGGCCCAGACCACCGACCTGCGCGTCAACCAGACGACCCCCGCGCTGTTCGCGAAGTACCCCGCCCCCGAGGACCTGGCCGCCGCCGACCCGGAGGAGGTGGAGGAGATCCTCCGCCCCACCGGCTTCTTCCGCGCCAAGACCAGGTCGGTCATCGGGCTGTCCAAGGCGCTGGTGGAGGAGTTCGGCGGGGAGGTGCCGGGCCGGCTGGAGGACCTGGTCAAGCTGCCCGGCGTGGGCCGCAAGACCGCGTTCGTCGTGCTCGGCAACGCCTTCGGCCGCCCGGGGATCACCGTCGACACCCACTTCCAGCGCCTGGTGCGCCGCTGGCGCTGGACCGAGCAGACCGACCCCGACAAGATCGAGGCGGAGGTCGGCGCGCTGTTCCCCAAGAGCGACTGGACCGACCTGTCCCACCACGTCATCTGGCACGGCCGCCGCATCTGCCACGCCCGCAAGCCCGCCTGCGGCGCCTGCCCGATCGCCCCGCTCTGCCCGGCCTACGGCGAGGGCGAGACGGACCCGGACAAGGCGAAGAAGCTGCTGAAGTACGAGAAGGCCGGTCAGCCGGGCCAGCGTCTGAGGCCCCCGCAGGCGTATCTGGACGCGGGCGGCAGAGCGGCCCCGCCACTGGGGGCCGGATGA
- a CDS encoding phage holin family protein, translating to MSAPDGSPVGAERSIGQLFATATAEMSALVHDEIALAKAQLRQDVKRGATSGGAFMAAGVLLLFSLPMLNFALAYGIHAWSGWNLGWCFLLSFAANCLVAGVLALIGVTFAKKAKKGRGPQKVAASMKETAGVLQKAKPHPRPALPENRGPEAIEAVARSSS from the coding sequence ATGAGCGCACCCGACGGCAGCCCGGTCGGCGCCGAACGCAGCATCGGCCAGCTGTTCGCCACGGCGACGGCGGAGATGTCGGCGCTGGTGCACGACGAGATCGCGCTGGCGAAGGCGCAGCTCCGGCAGGACGTGAAGCGGGGCGCGACCAGCGGCGGCGCGTTCATGGCGGCGGGCGTGCTGCTCCTGTTCTCCCTGCCGATGCTGAACTTCGCCCTCGCGTACGGCATCCACGCCTGGAGCGGCTGGAACCTCGGCTGGTGCTTCCTGCTGTCCTTCGCGGCCAACTGCCTCGTCGCCGGCGTCCTCGCGCTGATCGGCGTCACCTTCGCCAAGAAGGCCAAGAAGGGACGCGGCCCGCAGAAGGTCGCCGCCTCGATGAAGGAAACGGCCGGCGTCCTGCAGAAGGCCAAGCCGCATCCGCGTCCCGCCCTTCCCGAGAACCGCGGCCCCGAGGCCATCGAGGCTGTGGCACGCTCGTCCTCATGA
- a CDS encoding MarP family serine protease, translated as MNVLDIVLLVAAVWFAVVGYRQGFVVGVLSVIGFLGGGLIAVYVLPVIWDALTDGSEVSTTAAVVAVVVVIVCASVGQALTTHLGNKLRRHITWSPARALDATGGALVNVVAMLLVAWLIGSALAGTTLPTLGKEVRGSKVLLGVSRALPDQADIWFADFSSVLAQNGFPQVFSPFANEPITDVRPPDPALAGSPVAVRAQRSIVKVTGTATSCGKVLEGTGFVFDDRRIMTNAHVVGGVDEPVVQIGGEGRKYDATVVLYDWRRDIAVLDVPDLDAPALRFATEDASSGDSAIVAGFPENGAYDVRAARLRGRITANGPDIYHRGTVRRDVYSLFATVRQGNSGGPLLTPEGEVYGVIFAKSLDDAETGYALTVDEIREDIARGRTAAQEVDSDKCAL; from the coding sequence GTGAACGTGCTGGACATCGTGCTGCTGGTGGCCGCCGTGTGGTTCGCCGTGGTCGGCTACCGCCAGGGCTTCGTCGTCGGCGTCCTGTCGGTGATCGGATTCCTCGGGGGCGGCCTGATCGCCGTCTACGTGCTGCCCGTCATCTGGGACGCGCTCACGGACGGCTCCGAGGTGAGCACCACCGCCGCCGTCGTGGCGGTCGTGGTCGTCATAGTCTGCGCCTCCGTCGGCCAGGCCCTCACCACGCACCTCGGCAACAAGCTGCGCCGCCACATCACCTGGTCCCCGGCCCGGGCGCTGGACGCCACCGGCGGGGCCCTCGTCAACGTGGTCGCGATGCTCCTGGTCGCCTGGCTGATCGGATCCGCCCTCGCCGGGACGACCCTGCCGACGCTCGGCAAGGAGGTGCGCGGCTCCAAGGTGCTGCTCGGCGTCTCCCGGGCGCTGCCGGACCAGGCCGACATCTGGTTCGCCGACTTCTCCTCCGTCCTCGCGCAGAACGGCTTCCCGCAGGTCTTCAGTCCGTTCGCCAACGAGCCCATCACCGACGTGCGGCCGCCGGACCCGGCGCTGGCGGGCAGCCCCGTCGCCGTCCGCGCGCAGCGCTCCATCGTCAAGGTGACGGGCACCGCGACGAGCTGCGGCAAGGTCCTGGAGGGCACCGGCTTCGTCTTCGACGACCGGCGCATCATGACCAACGCCCATGTGGTGGGCGGTGTCGACGAGCCGGTCGTGCAGATAGGCGGCGAGGGCAGGAAGTACGACGCCACGGTCGTCCTCTACGACTGGAGGCGCGACATCGCCGTCCTCGACGTGCCCGATCTGGACGCGCCCGCGCTGCGGTTCGCCACCGAGGACGCGAGCAGCGGGGACAGCGCCATCGTCGCCGGCTTCCCGGAGAACGGCGCGTACGACGTCCGCGCGGCGCGGCTGCGGGGGCGCATCACGGCCAACGGCCCCGACATCTACCACCGCGGCACGGTCCGCCGTGACGTGTACTCCCTGTTCGCGACGGTCCGTCAGGGCAACTCCGGCGGCCCGCTCCTCACCCCCGAGGGCGAGGTCTACGGCGTCATCTTCGCGAAGTCGCTGGACGACGCCGAGACGGGATACGCGCTGACCGTGGACGAGATCCGCGAGGACATCGCCCGGGGCCGTACCGCCGCCCAGGAGGTGGACAGCGACAAGTGCGCGCTCTGA
- a CDS encoding NUDIX domain-containing protein, whose amino-acid sequence MANAQAGGQWYPPEWPERIRALANGDLTPVTPKRAATVMLLKDTGRGPAVHMLRRRTSMAFAGGAYAYPGGGVDPRDDDRHVRWAGPSLDWWADRLGVDRAGAQAIVCAAVRETYEEAGVLLAGPAPDSVVGDTTGADWEADRAALVARELSFAEFLDRRGLVLRSDLLGAWTRWITPEFEPRRYDTWFFVAALPEGQRTRNASTEADRTVWITPREAAGAYDRGELLMMPPTIATLRQLTAYGTAAEALGAAPARDLTPVLASARLVDGEIVLSWPGHDEFTQHIPTGGAPA is encoded by the coding sequence ATGGCGAATGCGCAGGCTGGCGGGCAGTGGTACCCGCCGGAGTGGCCCGAGCGGATCAGAGCGCTGGCGAACGGTGACCTCACACCCGTCACGCCCAAGCGCGCGGCCACCGTCATGCTCCTCAAGGACACCGGCCGCGGACCCGCCGTGCACATGCTGCGCCGCCGTACGTCCATGGCGTTCGCGGGCGGCGCGTACGCCTACCCCGGCGGCGGCGTCGACCCGCGCGACGACGACCGGCACGTCCGCTGGGCCGGACCCTCGCTGGACTGGTGGGCCGACCGGCTCGGCGTGGACCGCGCGGGCGCCCAGGCGATCGTCTGCGCGGCCGTGCGGGAGACCTACGAGGAGGCCGGCGTGCTGCTGGCCGGACCCGCCCCGGACTCCGTGGTCGGCGACACCACCGGCGCGGACTGGGAGGCGGACCGCGCCGCCCTCGTCGCACGCGAGCTGTCCTTCGCGGAGTTCCTCGACCGGCGCGGCCTGGTGCTGCGCTCCGACCTGCTGGGCGCGTGGACGCGCTGGATCACCCCCGAGTTCGAGCCGCGCCGCTACGACACGTGGTTCTTCGTCGCCGCCCTCCCCGAGGGCCAGCGCACCCGCAACGCCTCCACGGAGGCCGACCGCACGGTGTGGATCACCCCGCGCGAGGCGGCCGGCGCGTACGACCGGGGCGAACTGCTGATGATGCCCCCGACCATCGCGACCCTGCGCCAGCTCACCGCGTACGGCACGGCAGCGGAGGCGCTCGGCGCGGCTCCCGCGCGGGACCTCACGCCGGTGCTGGCCTCCGCGCGCCTGGTGGACGGCGAGATCGTCCTCTCCTGGCCCGGGCACGACGAGTTCACCCAGCACATCCCGACCGGGGGAGCACCCGCATGA
- a CDS encoding CoA pyrophosphatase, which yields MTRTSGTQGGPVTLSRDGLPPWLDPVVHVVETVAPRQLSRFLPPGDGSGRQSAVLILFGEGERGPELLLMERASSLRSHAGQPSFPGGALDPEDGDPHGDGPLRAALREAEEETGLDPSGVQLFGVLPKLYIPVSGFVVTPVLGWWREPSPVGVVDPNETARVFTTPVADLTHPDNRATAIHPSGFHGPAFLVESALVWGFTAGVIDRLLHFAGWERPWDRDKRVPLDWRA from the coding sequence ATGACGCGTACGAGCGGGACGCAGGGGGGTCCGGTGACCCTCAGCAGGGACGGACTGCCCCCGTGGCTGGACCCGGTGGTCCACGTCGTCGAGACGGTCGCGCCCCGGCAGCTCAGCCGCTTCCTGCCGCCCGGGGACGGCTCGGGACGGCAGTCCGCCGTGCTCATCCTCTTCGGCGAGGGCGAGCGCGGCCCCGAGCTGCTGCTCATGGAGCGGGCCAGTTCGCTGCGCTCGCACGCCGGGCAGCCGTCCTTCCCCGGCGGCGCGCTCGACCCGGAGGACGGCGACCCGCACGGCGACGGCCCGTTGCGGGCGGCGCTGCGCGAGGCGGAGGAGGAGACCGGGCTCGATCCGTCCGGTGTGCAGCTCTTCGGCGTGCTGCCGAAGCTCTACATCCCCGTCAGCGGCTTCGTCGTCACGCCCGTGCTCGGCTGGTGGCGCGAGCCCAGCCCGGTCGGCGTCGTCGATCCGAACGAGACGGCGCGGGTGTTCACCACGCCCGTGGCCGATCTCACCCACCCGGACAACCGTGCGACCGCGATCCACCCCAGCGGCTTCCACGGCCCCGCGTTCCTGGTCGAATCGGCCCTCGTATGGGGGTTCACCGCAGGGGTCATCGACCGGTTGCTGCACTTCGCGGGCTGGGAGCGCCCCTGGGATCGGGACAAGCGGGTCCCGCTGGACTGGAGGGCGTGA
- a CDS encoding alpha/beta hydrolase has translation MTDPATPSAQPASVVRLDLPDAPGLVHRDVAANGARFHIAELGDGPLVLLLHGFPQFWWTWRHQLTALADAGFRAVAMDLRGVGGSDRTPRGYDPANLALDVTGVIRSLGEPDAALVGHDLGGYLAWTAAAMRPKLVRRLVVSSMPHPRRWRSSMLADARQTAAQSHIWGFQRPWIPERRLTADDGALVARLIEEWSGPQPPDDTALEIYRRAMCIPSTAHCSIEPYRWMVRSLARPDGIQFNRRMKRPVQVPTLHLHGSLDPVVRTRSAAGSGQYVEAPYRWRLFDGLGHFPHEEDPVTFSAELVNWLKDPEPDR, from the coding sequence ATGACGGACCCCGCCACCCCTTCGGCGCAACCAGCCTCGGTCGTACGCCTGGACCTCCCGGACGCCCCGGGACTCGTCCACCGGGACGTCGCCGCCAACGGCGCCCGCTTCCACATCGCGGAACTGGGCGACGGCCCGCTGGTGCTGCTGCTGCACGGCTTCCCGCAGTTCTGGTGGACCTGGCGGCACCAGCTGACGGCGCTCGCCGACGCCGGGTTCCGGGCCGTCGCCATGGACCTGCGGGGCGTCGGCGGCAGCGACCGCACCCCGCGCGGCTACGATCCGGCCAATCTCGCGCTGGACGTCACCGGCGTCATCCGCTCCCTGGGCGAGCCGGACGCCGCTCTGGTCGGTCACGACCTGGGCGGATACCTGGCCTGGACGGCCGCGGCGATGCGCCCCAAGCTCGTACGGCGGCTCGTGGTGTCCTCGATGCCGCACCCGCGGCGCTGGCGCTCCTCGATGCTCGCCGACGCCCGGCAGACGGCCGCCCAGTCGCACATCTGGGGGTTCCAGCGGCCCTGGATCCCGGAGCGGCGGCTCACCGCGGACGACGGGGCGCTGGTGGCCCGGCTCATCGAGGAGTGGTCCGGGCCGCAGCCACCCGACGACACGGCTCTGGAGATCTACCGGCGGGCCATGTGCATCCCGTCCACGGCGCACTGCTCGATCGAGCCGTACCGGTGGATGGTGCGGTCGCTGGCCCGCCCGGACGGCATCCAGTTCAACCGCAGGATGAAGCGCCCGGTGCAGGTGCCGACGCTGCATCTGCACGGCTCGCTGGACCCGGTGGTGCGCACCCGCAGCGCCGCGGGCTCGGGGCAGTACGTCGAAGCGCCGTACCGCTGGCGGCTGTTCGACGGTTTGGGGCACTTCCCGCACGAGGAGGACCCGGTGACCTTCTCGGCCGAGCTGGTCAACTGGCTGAAGGATCCCGAGCCGGACCGGTGA
- a CDS encoding MBL fold metallo-hydrolase, with translation MTDAHALPGQPRGGALSGPATARAVNVLAPNPSAMTLDGTNTWILSEPDSGLAVVVDPGPLDDGHLRHVIGTAEQAGKRVALTLLTHGHPDHAEGAARFAELTGTKVRALDPALRLGDEGLAAGDVVTVGGLELRVVPAPGHTSDSLCFHLPADRAVLTGDTVLGRGTTVVAHPDGRLGDYLDTLRRLRSLTVDDGVHTVLPGHGPVLEDAQGAVEYYLAHRAHRLAQVETAVEDGHRTPAEVVARVYADVDRSLWPAAELSVRAQLEYLEEHGIL, from the coding sequence ATGACGGACGCCCACGCACTTCCCGGCCAGCCGCGCGGCGGGGCCCTCTCCGGTCCCGCGACCGCGCGGGCCGTCAACGTGCTGGCGCCGAACCCCTCGGCGATGACCCTGGACGGCACGAACACCTGGATCCTGTCCGAGCCGGACTCCGGCCTCGCCGTCGTCGTCGACCCGGGACCGCTGGACGACGGGCACCTGCGGCACGTCATCGGCACCGCCGAGCAGGCCGGCAAGCGGGTCGCCCTCACCCTGCTGACGCACGGTCATCCCGACCACGCCGAGGGCGCCGCCCGGTTCGCCGAGCTGACCGGCACCAAGGTGCGCGCCCTGGACCCGGCGCTGCGGCTCGGCGACGAGGGGCTGGCCGCGGGGGACGTCGTCACCGTCGGCGGCCTGGAGCTGCGGGTCGTACCGGCCCCCGGCCACACCTCGGACTCCCTGTGCTTCCACCTGCCGGCGGACCGGGCGGTCCTCACCGGCGACACCGTGCTGGGACGCGGCACGACCGTCGTGGCCCACCCCGACGGCCGCCTCGGCGACTACCTGGACACCCTGCGCCGGCTCAGGTCCCTCACCGTCGACGACGGCGTGCACACGGTTCTGCCGGGACACGGGCCGGTGCTGGAGGACGCCCAGGGCGCCGTCGAGTACTACCTCGCGCACCGAGCCCACCGGCTCGCCCAGGTGGAGACGGCCGTCGAGGACGGCCACCGCACCCCGGCCGAGGTCGTCGCCCGCGTCTACGCCGACGTCGACCGCTCCCTGTGGCCGGCCGCGGAGCTGTCGGTGCGGGCGCAGCTGGAGTATCTGGAGGAGCACGGGATCCTCTGA
- a CDS encoding Crp/Fnr family transcriptional regulator, producing the protein MDDVLRRNPLFAALDDEQAAELRASMSEVTLARGDSLFHEGDPGDRLYVVTEGKVKLHRTSPDGRENMLAVVGPGELIGELSLFDPGPRTATATALTEVKLLGLGHGDLTPWLSARPEVATALLRAVARRLRKTNDAMSDLVFSDVPGRVARALLDLSRRFGVQSEEGIHVVHDLTQEELAQLVGASRETVNKALADFAQRGWLRLEARAVILLDVERLAKRSR; encoded by the coding sequence GTGGACGACGTTCTGCGGCGGAACCCGCTTTTCGCGGCGCTCGACGACGAGCAGGCCGCGGAGCTTCGCGCCTCCATGAGTGAGGTGACCCTGGCGAGGGGTGACTCACTGTTCCACGAGGGCGACCCGGGCGACCGCCTGTACGTGGTCACCGAGGGCAAGGTGAAGCTGCACCGCACCTCCCCCGACGGCCGCGAGAACATGCTCGCCGTGGTCGGCCCGGGCGAGCTGATCGGTGAGCTGTCCCTCTTCGACCCGGGTCCGCGCACCGCGACCGCCACGGCGCTCACCGAGGTGAAGCTGCTGGGCCTGGGCCACGGCGACCTGACGCCCTGGCTGAGCGCCCGCCCCGAGGTGGCCACGGCGCTGCTGCGCGCCGTCGCCCGCCGTCTGCGCAAGACCAACGACGCCATGTCCGACCTGGTCTTCTCCGACGTCCCCGGCCGTGTCGCGCGCGCCCTGCTGGACCTCTCCCGCCGCTTCGGCGTGCAGTCGGAGGAGGGCATCCACGTGGTGCACGACCTCACGCAGGAGGAGCTGGCCCAGCTGGTCGGCGCGTCCCGCGAGACGGTCAACAAGGCCCTGGCGGACTTCGCCCAGCGCGGCTGGCTGCGCCTGGAGGCCCGCGCGGTGATCCTGCTCGACGTGGAACGCCTCGCCAAGCGTTCCCGCTGA